In Pseudomonas putida, a genomic segment contains:
- a CDS encoding pyridoxal-phosphate dependent enzyme, whose product MTLHINTPLIESRPLSLASGRASWLKLDALQPCGSFKLRGVGHACEVHHARGARHFVSSSGGNAGLAVAYAGRKLGVPVTVVVPETTTERAKELLGLEDAKVVVHGSSWQEANAFAQTLLGPDDAFIHPFDDPLLWAGHASLVDEVAASGFKPDAVVLSVGGGGLLSGVVEGLARNGWHDVPVLAVETEGAASLHAAMQAGRTVELERIDSVATSLGAKRVAEQALACARQHPVHSHLVSDRAALEACERFLLDHRVLVEPACGAALALAYTPGALGSYQNVLVVVCGGATATLEQIREWLEGCA is encoded by the coding sequence ATGACGCTACATATCAATACCCCCCTGATCGAATCGCGCCCGCTCTCGCTGGCCTCTGGCCGCGCGTCGTGGCTCAAGCTCGACGCCCTGCAACCTTGTGGCTCGTTCAAGCTGCGTGGGGTCGGCCATGCCTGCGAAGTTCACCACGCCCGAGGCGCACGCCATTTCGTCTCGTCGTCCGGGGGCAATGCCGGGCTCGCGGTCGCGTACGCTGGGCGCAAGCTGGGCGTACCGGTGACCGTCGTGGTGCCCGAGACCACGACCGAGAGGGCGAAGGAACTACTGGGCCTGGAAGACGCCAAGGTGGTGGTTCACGGCAGCTCCTGGCAAGAGGCTAACGCCTTCGCGCAGACCCTGCTCGGCCCGGACGACGCCTTCATTCATCCGTTCGACGACCCGCTGCTGTGGGCCGGGCATGCCAGCCTGGTCGATGAAGTGGCGGCAAGCGGGTTCAAGCCGGACGCAGTGGTGCTGTCCGTGGGCGGCGGCGGTCTGCTCAGCGGCGTGGTCGAGGGGCTGGCACGCAATGGCTGGCACGATGTACCGGTCCTGGCGGTAGAGACCGAGGGCGCGGCATCCCTGCATGCGGCGATGCAAGCGGGGCGTACGGTGGAACTGGAACGAATCGACTCGGTCGCCACCTCGCTGGGGGCCAAGCGCGTTGCCGAGCAAGCGTTGGCGTGCGCGCGCCAGCATCCGGTGCACAGCCACCTGGTCAGCGACCGAGCAGCGCTGGAGGCGTGCGAGCGGTTCTTGCTCGATCATCGTGTGCTGGTGGAACCCGCCTGTGGGGCGGCGTTGGCCCTGGCGTACACACCCGGCGCGCTGGGCAGTTACCAGAATGTGCTGGTGGTGGTCTGTGGAGGGGCTACGGCGACCTTGGAGCAGATTCGGGAGTGGTTGGAGGGGTGCGCTTGA
- a CDS encoding DUF2945 domain-containing protein: MSNRYKTGDHVRWNSEAGVIHGTVVKVHTQDVEFLGRHRHCSSDAPQYEVKSDKTGHLAMHKEEALDKD, from the coding sequence ATGAGTAACCGCTACAAGACAGGCGATCACGTGCGTTGGAATTCCGAGGCTGGGGTCATCCATGGCACGGTGGTCAAGGTGCATACACAGGATGTGGAATTTCTCGGCAGGCATCGGCATTGTTCCAGCGATGCACCGCAGTATGAAGTGAAGAGCGACAAGACCGGGCATCTGGCGATGCACAAGGAAGAGGCGCTGGATAAGGATTGA
- a CDS encoding helix-turn-helix transcriptional regulator, translating into MPLSTTDERQLTLTVLKAAIQALGSVVPGNLEILLHDLDHPEHSVVAIVNGHLSGRVVGSPILAAPEQDQGFKALMQAGAEQHGCEPVVLPDYPTHLKGRSLRSATAIFRDSTGHPFASLCVNTDITGLDAAMRFLQQLQPLGAVPAQSNPGEPADMSVLMGEIIQGSLQRSGQGRMNKQAKVEAVRVMQERGLFIVKGGVEKAAEALGVTRYTVYNYLEQLRGAKP; encoded by the coding sequence ATGCCCCTCTCCACGACCGACGAGCGTCAGCTCACCCTCACGGTCCTCAAAGCCGCAATCCAGGCCTTGGGTAGCGTCGTGCCCGGCAACCTGGAAATTCTCCTGCACGACCTCGATCACCCCGAACACTCCGTGGTGGCGATCGTCAACGGCCATCTTTCCGGCCGCGTGGTCGGCAGCCCGATCCTCGCCGCGCCAGAACAGGACCAAGGCTTCAAGGCGCTGATGCAGGCCGGCGCCGAACAGCATGGCTGCGAGCCCGTGGTACTGCCTGACTACCCCACCCACCTCAAGGGTCGCAGCCTGCGCAGCGCCACGGCGATCTTCCGTGACAGCACTGGCCACCCCTTCGCCAGCTTGTGCGTCAATACCGACATCACCGGCCTCGACGCTGCCATGCGCTTTCTTCAGCAGCTCCAGCCCCTGGGCGCCGTCCCTGCCCAGAGCAACCCGGGCGAGCCTGCCGACATGTCCGTGCTGATGGGCGAGATCATCCAGGGCTCGCTGCAGCGCTCCGGCCAGGGCCGAATGAACAAACAGGCCAAGGTCGAGGCCGTGCGCGTGATGCAGGAGCGCGGGCTGTTCATCGTCAAGGGCGGCGTGGAAAAGGCCGCCGAGGCCCTGGGCGTGACCCGCTACACCGTTTACAACTACCTCGAGCAACTGCGCGGAGCCAAGCCATGA